A genomic stretch from Calonectris borealis chromosome 6, bCalBor7.hap1.2, whole genome shotgun sequence includes:
- the PDK1 gene encoding pyruvate dehydrogenase (acetyl-transferring) kinase isozyme 1, mitochondrial isoform X1, translating to MRLLRALLRGASPGSIPQQVDFYSRFSPSPLSMKQFLDFGSENACEKTSFMFLRQELPVRLANIMKEISLLPDNLLRTPSVQLVQSWYVQSLQEILDFKDKSSEDSGAIHSFTDTVIKIRNRHNDVIPTMAQGVIEYKESFGIDPVTSQNVQYFLDRFYMSRISIRMLLNQHSLLFGGKINPAHPKHIGSIDPSCNVVEVIRDGYESAKRLCDLYYMSSPELILEELNVKSPGQPMQVVYVPSHLYHMVFELFKNAMRATMEHNADRCIYPPIYVHVTLGNEDLTVKMSDRGGGVPMRKIDRLFNYMYSTAPRPRVETSRATPLAGFGYGLPISRLYAQYFQGDLKLYSLEGYGTDAVIYIKALSTESIERLPVYNKAAWKHYKANHEADDWCVPSSEPKDMTTFRST from the exons ATGAGGCTGCTGCGCGCCCTGCTGCGCGGCGCCTCCCCGGGCAGCATCCCGCAGCAGGTGGACTTCTACTCGCGCTTCTCCCCCTCGCCGCTCTCCATGAAGCAGTTCCTGGACTTCG GATCTGAAAATGCTTGTGAAAAGACTTCATTTATGTTTCTGCGACAAGAGTTGCCTGTGAGATTGGCAAACATAATGAAGGAAATAAGCCTGCTTCCAGACAACCTCCTAAGAACACCTTCAGTTCAGCTGGTGCAGAGCTG GTATGTCCAAAGTCTTCAGGAGATCCTTGACTTTAAGGACAAAAGCTCAGAAGATTCAGGGGCTATTCATAG ttttacaGATACTGTGATAAAAATCCGGAATCGACACAATGATGTAATTCCTACGATGGCTCAAGGAGTAATAGAGTACAAGGAAAGCTTTGGCATTGATCCAGTGACCTCACAGAACGTGCAGTATTTTTTAGACCGTTTCTACATGAGTCGCATTTCAATTAGAATGCTCCTTAATCAACACT cTTTACTGTTTGGTGGGAAAATTAATCCGGCTCATCCAAAACACATTGGAAGCATTGATCCTAGCTGCAATGTTGTTGAAGTTATTAGAG ATGGCTATGAAAGTGCCAAGAGACTTTGTGATTTATATTACATGAGCTCTCCAGAACTCATCCTTGAAGAGTTGAATG TTAAATCACCAGGACAGCCCATGCAAGTGGTGTATGTACCATCACATCTCTATCACATGGTTTTCGAACTCTTCAAG AATGCAATGAGAGCCACCATGGAACATAATGCTGATCGATGCATTTATCCTCCAATTTATGTACACGTCACGTTGGGAAATGAGGATTTAACTGTGAAG ATGAGTGATCGTGGTGGAGGTGTTCCTATGAGGAAAATTGACAGACTATTCAACTACATGTATTCAACAGCACCACGTCCACGTGTTGAGACATCACGAGCTACACCTTTG GCTGGATTTGGTTATGGCTTACCCATATCACGTCTGTATGCACAGTACTTCCAAGGAGACCTGAAACTGTATTCCTTAGAAGGCTATGGTACAGATGCAGTTATTTACATAAAG GCCTTATCAACAGAATCAATTGAAAGACTCCCTGTATATAACAAAGCAGCCTGGAAACATTATAAAGCAAACCATGAAGCAGATGATTGGTGCGTGCCAAGCAGCGAGCCAAAGGACATGACCACTTTTCGCAGTACATAG
- the PDK1 gene encoding pyruvate dehydrogenase (acetyl-transferring) kinase isozyme 1, mitochondrial isoform X2: MRLLRALLRGASPGSIPQQVDFYSRFSPSPLSMKQFLDFGSENACEKTSFMFLRQELPVRLANIMKEISLLPDNLLRTPSVQLVQSCFTDTVIKIRNRHNDVIPTMAQGVIEYKESFGIDPVTSQNVQYFLDRFYMSRISIRMLLNQHSLLFGGKINPAHPKHIGSIDPSCNVVEVIRDGYESAKRLCDLYYMSSPELILEELNVKSPGQPMQVVYVPSHLYHMVFELFKNAMRATMEHNADRCIYPPIYVHVTLGNEDLTVKMSDRGGGVPMRKIDRLFNYMYSTAPRPRVETSRATPLAGFGYGLPISRLYAQYFQGDLKLYSLEGYGTDAVIYIKALSTESIERLPVYNKAAWKHYKANHEADDWCVPSSEPKDMTTFRST; the protein is encoded by the exons ATGAGGCTGCTGCGCGCCCTGCTGCGCGGCGCCTCCCCGGGCAGCATCCCGCAGCAGGTGGACTTCTACTCGCGCTTCTCCCCCTCGCCGCTCTCCATGAAGCAGTTCCTGGACTTCG GATCTGAAAATGCTTGTGAAAAGACTTCATTTATGTTTCTGCGACAAGAGTTGCCTGTGAGATTGGCAAACATAATGAAGGAAATAAGCCTGCTTCCAGACAACCTCCTAAGAACACCTTCAGTTCAGCTGGTGCAGAGCTG ttttacaGATACTGTGATAAAAATCCGGAATCGACACAATGATGTAATTCCTACGATGGCTCAAGGAGTAATAGAGTACAAGGAAAGCTTTGGCATTGATCCAGTGACCTCACAGAACGTGCAGTATTTTTTAGACCGTTTCTACATGAGTCGCATTTCAATTAGAATGCTCCTTAATCAACACT cTTTACTGTTTGGTGGGAAAATTAATCCGGCTCATCCAAAACACATTGGAAGCATTGATCCTAGCTGCAATGTTGTTGAAGTTATTAGAG ATGGCTATGAAAGTGCCAAGAGACTTTGTGATTTATATTACATGAGCTCTCCAGAACTCATCCTTGAAGAGTTGAATG TTAAATCACCAGGACAGCCCATGCAAGTGGTGTATGTACCATCACATCTCTATCACATGGTTTTCGAACTCTTCAAG AATGCAATGAGAGCCACCATGGAACATAATGCTGATCGATGCATTTATCCTCCAATTTATGTACACGTCACGTTGGGAAATGAGGATTTAACTGTGAAG ATGAGTGATCGTGGTGGAGGTGTTCCTATGAGGAAAATTGACAGACTATTCAACTACATGTATTCAACAGCACCACGTCCACGTGTTGAGACATCACGAGCTACACCTTTG GCTGGATTTGGTTATGGCTTACCCATATCACGTCTGTATGCACAGTACTTCCAAGGAGACCTGAAACTGTATTCCTTAGAAGGCTATGGTACAGATGCAGTTATTTACATAAAG GCCTTATCAACAGAATCAATTGAAAGACTCCCTGTATATAACAAAGCAGCCTGGAAACATTATAAAGCAAACCATGAAGCAGATGATTGGTGCGTGCCAAGCAGCGAGCCAAAGGACATGACCACTTTTCGCAGTACATAG
- the PDK1 gene encoding pyruvate dehydrogenase (acetyl-transferring) kinase isozyme 1, mitochondrial isoform X3 produces MHNTGSENACEKTSFMFLRQELPVRLANIMKEISLLPDNLLRTPSVQLVQSWYVQSLQEILDFKDKSSEDSGAIHSFTDTVIKIRNRHNDVIPTMAQGVIEYKESFGIDPVTSQNVQYFLDRFYMSRISIRMLLNQHSLLFGGKINPAHPKHIGSIDPSCNVVEVIRDGYESAKRLCDLYYMSSPELILEELNVKSPGQPMQVVYVPSHLYHMVFELFKNAMRATMEHNADRCIYPPIYVHVTLGNEDLTVKMSDRGGGVPMRKIDRLFNYMYSTAPRPRVETSRATPLAGFGYGLPISRLYAQYFQGDLKLYSLEGYGTDAVIYIKALSTESIERLPVYNKAAWKHYKANHEADDWCVPSSEPKDMTTFRST; encoded by the exons ATGCATAATACTG GATCTGAAAATGCTTGTGAAAAGACTTCATTTATGTTTCTGCGACAAGAGTTGCCTGTGAGATTGGCAAACATAATGAAGGAAATAAGCCTGCTTCCAGACAACCTCCTAAGAACACCTTCAGTTCAGCTGGTGCAGAGCTG GTATGTCCAAAGTCTTCAGGAGATCCTTGACTTTAAGGACAAAAGCTCAGAAGATTCAGGGGCTATTCATAG ttttacaGATACTGTGATAAAAATCCGGAATCGACACAATGATGTAATTCCTACGATGGCTCAAGGAGTAATAGAGTACAAGGAAAGCTTTGGCATTGATCCAGTGACCTCACAGAACGTGCAGTATTTTTTAGACCGTTTCTACATGAGTCGCATTTCAATTAGAATGCTCCTTAATCAACACT cTTTACTGTTTGGTGGGAAAATTAATCCGGCTCATCCAAAACACATTGGAAGCATTGATCCTAGCTGCAATGTTGTTGAAGTTATTAGAG ATGGCTATGAAAGTGCCAAGAGACTTTGTGATTTATATTACATGAGCTCTCCAGAACTCATCCTTGAAGAGTTGAATG TTAAATCACCAGGACAGCCCATGCAAGTGGTGTATGTACCATCACATCTCTATCACATGGTTTTCGAACTCTTCAAG AATGCAATGAGAGCCACCATGGAACATAATGCTGATCGATGCATTTATCCTCCAATTTATGTACACGTCACGTTGGGAAATGAGGATTTAACTGTGAAG ATGAGTGATCGTGGTGGAGGTGTTCCTATGAGGAAAATTGACAGACTATTCAACTACATGTATTCAACAGCACCACGTCCACGTGTTGAGACATCACGAGCTACACCTTTG GCTGGATTTGGTTATGGCTTACCCATATCACGTCTGTATGCACAGTACTTCCAAGGAGACCTGAAACTGTATTCCTTAGAAGGCTATGGTACAGATGCAGTTATTTACATAAAG GCCTTATCAACAGAATCAATTGAAAGACTCCCTGTATATAACAAAGCAGCCTGGAAACATTATAAAGCAAACCATGAAGCAGATGATTGGTGCGTGCCAAGCAGCGAGCCAAAGGACATGACCACTTTTCGCAGTACATAG